GAGTGGGTTTCTCCCGTAGCAATCACGTAGTCATCAGGTTCGTCTTGCTGCAGCATCAGCCACATGGCTTTCACGTAATCTTTGGCATATCCCCAGTCCCGTTTGGCGTCTAGGTTGCCCATGTAGAGCTTGCTCTGCTGTCCAGCCACAATGCGCGCCACCGCCCGGGTAATTTTGCGGGTAACAAAAGTTTCGCCGCGGCGGGGGGAGTTGTGAATCCATCCCCGACCCACCCCCGCGTGGAAAGTTCCCGATGCCGTTGCCAAGTCAAACAGCCAGCCGTTGTAGCGAACCGGTTGGGCAGTGGTCACCAGAGCTGGGTTGCTGTCATTGTCCGAACCGTGTAACTGGTAGGAGAGGGTATCGGCTGCCATCACCGTCTCAATCGCCAGGTGTTGGTGTAGCGTGGTGCAAACGAGCCAATACAATCCCGCAGCGAGGGCAGCGGAAGCCGTTTGGCAACTGGGGAGCGTTTCCTCCTGGCTGAGATTTTCCTGGGCGTAGAACCCTTCCAAAAAGGCCAATCGTTCCGCAGCGCCAGCGTTGAGCACCCGTTTGGGAACCCGTACGTCTCCAGTTTGCGCGTACAGGGAAGCATACAAATAGCGACCGTAGGCAGCACCGCCAGTGAGTTGCCAGGACGGTTCTGAGCCTGATGTTACCATTTCCCCGCCAGTCAGTTTGCGCCAGGAAGCCGCCAAGCGATCGCCGTGCCAGCGCTCTCCAGCATCAACCACGGTTACCGTGCCATCCCGAGAGACCGTCCCAGTAGCCGTCAGAACCCCCAACAACCAAGCTTCGGTTGCCGTCAGGTCCATTTGGATGTGGGCAGGGGGCAAATCAATGAGTGCCAAAGATTCCCCAGGGCGGACTTGGGCAGTAGGTTTTTCCCGAACAGTTTCCCCTTCCTGGGTGAAAACCACGTGGTCGCTGGTGGTGTGGTATACCGAACCACCGGTGGCGATGCGATGTACCTGCTTTTGGTTGGGCTGGGAAGAGCCGTTGTGGGTAGCACTCATGCAAGTAACATCGGTCCACCCCCGGGCATCCCACACCTGCAGCGACTGGGAGGGAGACACATCGGTGGTGTAGCGTTGGATCCCATTTGGGTCGCGATCGCGCTGGTGGGGGACAAGATCGGCAATGGGAACAATATCCACAATTCCGTCTTGGCGAACAATTACCGGCGTTTCGCCAGTGACACACTCGTGATTGAACAAAATTCCGTTGCAGGCAAACAAATCATAGGATTCCCGGTAGTTAACCGTTTGCCAGTGAGCGTAAACCTTAGCGCAAGAATAGGGACTGCGCGGGTAAAAAGGTGTGGTTTCCTTTTGGGGAATCTCCTGCACCTTCCCGAACATTTCCGAGGAACCCGCTTGATAGTAACGAACCTGGATGCCCGTGCGATATTGGTAATCGCGAATCGCCTCCAACAAGCGCAGGGTGCCCATCGCTACTGTATCTACCGTATATTCAGGAGAATCAAAACTCACCCGCACGTGGGATTGCGCTCCCAAATTGTAGATTTCTACTGGTTGTACGGCTTCTAAAATCCGCCGCAGGGTAGTACCATCCGTTAAATCTCCATAGTGGAGAAACAACCGCACACCTTCGCGGTGGGGGTCTTCGTAAATGTGGTCGATGCGATCGGTATTAAATGTAGAAGTACGTCGAATGATCCCGTGAACTTCATACCCTTTTTCTAGAAGCAGTTCGCTGAGATAAGAACCATCTTGACCGGTAATCCCGGTAATTAGGGCACGTTTGCGTTCCGTCATGCTTATTGTTCCTTACTGCGATCGATAATATGGTTTTGGTGGACATTTTCGGGGCGCGCGTACGGGGTACGGGCTACCAACCGCAAAGAAAGACTGAATGGGAATTTCAAACCCAATCGAACGGTTTTGCTGGCCCGATGGGATTGAAAAACACGATTGCCATAGTTGGGTTTTCCTTCCAAAGCCGAAAAGCTAGCACCCCAAATCAAGCTTGCCGAACGAAGGTTGCTTTAT
Above is a genomic segment from Geitlerinema sp. PCC 9228 containing:
- a CDS encoding GDP-mannose 4,6-dehydratase — its product is MSATHNGSSQPNQKQVHRIATGGSVYHTTSDHVVFTQEGETVREKPTAQVRPGESLALIDLPPAHIQMDLTATEAWLLGVLTATGTVSRDGTVTVVDAGERWHGDRLAASWRKLTGGEMVTSGSEPSWQLTGGAAYGRYLYASLYAQTGDVRVPKRVLNAGAAERLAFLEGFYAQENLSQEETLPSCQTASAALAAGLYWLVCTTLHQHLAIETVMAADTLSYQLHGSDNDSNPALVTTAQPVRYNGWLFDLATASGTFHAGVGRGWIHNSPRRGETFVTRKITRAVARIVAGQQSKLYMGNLDAKRDWGYAKDYVKAMWLMLQQDEPDDYVIATGETHSVREFLELAFGHVNLNWQDYVEFDPRYLRPAEVDLLIGDCSKARENLGWEPSVSFKELVALMVEADLASLGLSSPHGPAKENVIDRALIRQELSSYFD